The following coding sequences are from one Bacillota bacterium window:
- a CDS encoding HAD family hydrolase, translated as MRAIFFDMNKTLIHFQGDAAERARQLLAKKGIFLGHDKVAEALGEARKTHDPELIQLVTDDDEREFYHRFARTFLGAADAPPRDQLVESVAQEMYDYDPLYAIYPEVPEVLGRLRAERDLVLGVISNWEPSLGRLCRYHGLDQYLDFILSSSTAGAQKPAPEIYRKALALAKVPAGAAIHVGDDYFGDVMGAKKAGIKPVWLIRDVNAEIPPEAERYRPPIINDLRDLLELVLPKAE; from the coding sequence ATGCGCGCCATCTTCTTCGACATGAACAAGACCCTCATCCACTTCCAGGGCGACGCCGCCGAGAGGGCCCGCCAGCTCCTGGCCAAGAAAGGGATCTTCCTCGGCCACGACAAGGTGGCCGAGGCCCTCGGCGAGGCCCGCAAGACCCATGACCCGGAGTTGATCCAACTGGTGACCGACGACGACGAGCGGGAGTTCTACCACCGTTTCGCCCGGACCTTCCTGGGCGCCGCCGACGCCCCGCCCCGCGACCAGCTGGTCGAGTCCGTCGCCCAGGAGATGTATGACTACGACCCGCTCTACGCCATCTACCCCGAGGTCCCCGAGGTCCTCGGGCGGCTGCGGGCCGAGCGGGACCTGGTCCTCGGGGTCATCTCCAACTGGGAGCCGTCCCTCGGTCGGCTCTGCCGCTATCACGGCCTCGACCAGTATCTGGACTTCATCCTTTCGTCCAGCACGGCCGGGGCTCAGAAACCCGCGCCGGAGATCTACCGTAAGGCCCTGGCGCTGGCCAAGGTACCGGCCGGCGCGGCCATCCATGTCGGTGACGATTACTTCGGCGACGTGATGGGGGCCAAGAAGGCCGGAATCAAGCCGGTCTGGTTGATCCGCGACGTCAATGCGGAAATCCCACCCGAGGCCGAACGCTACCGTCCGCCTATCATCAACGACCTGCGTGACCTGCTCGAGTTGGTCCTTCCCAAGGCCGAATAG
- a CDS encoding histidinol-phosphatase has product MGPCDHHVHLERGPYERSWLERFLKTAAARGVGEVGFVEHLYLFKEAVGLLGDGGPGGLAASPVRFIDERYTRSIDEFLAFVERARQDGLPVKVGVEFDYHPEDEEAIGRFLDTYPFDYRIGSVHCLNSLVFDMTPDIPFWQSGDIRAIYADYFRMLARLARSGLADIIGHSDVIKVWGHRPSGPGAEAFLREQYESLAEAVAAGRRLGPGGRPSPGDARTAVEINTAGWRKPVGEVYPGPGLLAAFKTDGVPIVFSSDAHDPRDVGADFDRAMAYAREAGYQSTVEFAGRRASEKPIAEA; this is encoded by the coding sequence ATGGGACCTTGTGATCATCACGTCCACCTGGAACGCGGTCCATACGAGCGATCCTGGCTAGAGCGGTTCTTGAAGACCGCCGCCGCCCGCGGGGTCGGCGAGGTCGGGTTCGTGGAGCATCTGTATCTTTTCAAAGAAGCGGTCGGGCTCCTCGGCGACGGCGGCCCCGGCGGCCTGGCGGCCAGCCCTGTGCGGTTCATCGACGAACGCTACACCAGGAGCATCGATGAGTTCCTGGCCTTTGTTGAGCGGGCCCGACAGGATGGCCTGCCGGTCAAGGTCGGCGTGGAGTTCGACTACCACCCCGAGGACGAAGAGGCCATCGGACGTTTCCTCGACACCTATCCGTTCGACTATCGGATTGGGTCGGTGCACTGCCTAAACAGTTTGGTGTTCGATATGACGCCGGATATTCCCTTCTGGCAGTCAGGCGACATCCGGGCGATCTACGCCGACTACTTCCGGATGCTGGCCCGGCTGGCCCGGTCGGGACTGGCCGACATCATCGGGCACTCCGACGTGATCAAGGTCTGGGGCCATCGGCCCAGCGGCCCGGGGGCCGAGGCCTTCCTCCGCGAGCAGTATGAGTCCCTGGCCGAGGCGGTCGCCGCCGGGCGGCGGCTGGGACCCGGCGGGCGGCCGAGCCCGGGCGATGCCCGCACGGCCGTCGAAATCAACACGGCCGGCTGGCGCAAGCCCGTCGGCGAGGTCTACCCTGGCCCGGGTCTGCTGGCGGCGTTCAAGACCGACGGGGTCCCGATCGTCTTTTCCTCCGATGCCCACGACCCCCGGGATGTCGGGGCCGATTTCGACCGGGCGATGGCCTACGCCCGGGAGGCCGGTTATCAGTCGACGGTCGAATTCGCCGGACGTCGGGCGAGCGAGAAGCCCATCGCCGAAGCCTGA